The Noviherbaspirillum saxi genome includes a window with the following:
- the gloB gene encoding hydroxyacylglutathione hydrolase, whose amino-acid sequence MLSVLTVPAFQDNYLWLIHDGIRAAVVDPGDATPILDTLAAQGLSLAAILLTHHHADHVGGVPQLLERFNVPVFGPRQEAIAGMTYPLQQGDTISVPGLDLRFEVIDVPGHTSGHIAYYSPEQSWLFCGDTLFAGGCGRLFEGTPAQMVESLEKLAALPDNVKLYCAHEYTLSNLRFAQEVEPGNTALTARIAREKARRDIGEPTVPSTIAIEKETNPFLRYREPVIADRLMDAGYVSSREPIAVFAALRQWKNSYR is encoded by the coding sequence ATGTTAAGTGTATTGACTGTTCCCGCGTTCCAGGACAACTATCTGTGGCTGATTCACGATGGCATTCGCGCCGCAGTGGTCGACCCAGGCGACGCCACGCCGATCCTCGATACCCTTGCCGCACAGGGGCTCTCCCTTGCCGCTATTCTACTGACACATCATCATGCTGACCATGTCGGCGGCGTACCGCAATTGCTGGAGCGCTTTAACGTACCGGTTTTTGGCCCGCGTCAAGAAGCGATTGCCGGAATGACCTATCCTTTGCAACAGGGAGATACAATTTCGGTCCCCGGCCTGGATCTCAGGTTCGAGGTGATCGATGTTCCCGGTCATACCAGTGGGCACATCGCCTACTACTCGCCGGAGCAGTCATGGCTGTTCTGCGGAGATACGCTGTTCGCAGGCGGATGCGGCCGGTTGTTTGAAGGCACGCCGGCGCAAATGGTGGAGTCGCTCGAAAAACTTGCGGCTCTGCCGGACAACGTCAAGCTGTATTGTGCACATGAATACACCTTGTCCAACCTGCGTTTTGCGCAGGAAGTCGAACCAGGCAATACCGCATTGACCGCACGCATCGCGCGCGAGAAAGCCAGACGGGATATTGGCGAGCCCACCGTACCGTCGACCATTGCAATCGAAAAAGAAACAAATCCATTTCTGCGTTACCGCGAGCCGGTGATCGCGGATCGGTTGATGGATGCAGGATATGTTTCTAGTAGGGAACCAATCGCCGTGTTTGCTGCCTTAAGGCAATGGAAAAATTCCTACCGTTGA
- a CDS encoding class I SAM-dependent methyltransferase, translated as MDHRLPEKAIIALGPWLETPVGSYVRAWQQESLDMLTADIFGFNAMQVGLPQINALQANRMPNKWLTDTHLPKDGDGNDSSRIVVVHDFAELPFASQSLDLVVLPHVLEFAEEPHQVLREVERVLIPEGQVVICGFNPASLWGLRQVTGRLTGKHFLPQNGEFISLPRLKDWLKLLNMEVNRGHFGCYAPPCMTEKWLTRFDFMEEAGERWWPYLGAVYIVQAIKRVRGMRLIGPAWTKKPAHARQGVPVANRIQKHK; from the coding sequence ATGGATCACCGGTTACCTGAAAAGGCCATTATAGCCCTCGGTCCGTGGCTGGAGACCCCGGTGGGTAGCTACGTCCGCGCCTGGCAGCAGGAAAGCCTGGACATGTTGACCGCGGATATCTTCGGCTTCAATGCCATGCAGGTCGGCTTGCCGCAGATAAATGCCCTTCAGGCCAATCGCATGCCCAACAAATGGCTGACCGATACCCATCTTCCCAAGGACGGCGACGGCAATGACTCTTCCCGTATCGTCGTCGTGCATGACTTCGCTGAGCTGCCCTTTGCATCGCAAAGTCTGGATCTGGTCGTGCTGCCGCATGTACTCGAATTCGCGGAAGAACCGCACCAGGTCTTGCGCGAAGTCGAGCGGGTATTGATCCCGGAAGGGCAGGTCGTGATTTGCGGTTTCAATCCGGCAAGCCTGTGGGGCTTGCGCCAGGTCACCGGCCGCCTGACCGGCAAGCATTTTCTGCCGCAGAACGGTGAATTCATCAGCCTGCCGCGCCTGAAAGACTGGCTGAAGCTGCTCAATATGGAAGTCAATCGCGGACATTTCGGCTGCTATGCACCGCCTTGCATGACCGAAAAATGGCTGACCCGGTTTGATTTCATGGAAGAGGCGGGCGAAAGATGGTGGCCTTATCTTGGCGCCGTCTATATCGTGCAGGCCATCAAACGCGTGCGAGGCATGCGTCTTATCGGACCGGCATGGACCAAAAAGCCGGCGCATGCGCGCCAAGGCGTGCCGGTCGCCAATCGAATTCAAAAACACAAGTAG
- the rnhA gene encoding ribonuclease HI, with protein MEKVEIYTDGACKGNPGLGGWGALLIAGSHKKEMFGGEQNTTNNRMELKAVIEALSALNRPCDVIVHTDSQYVQKGISEWIHGWKARGWKTAAKAPVKNVDLWQALDAARATHTIEWRWVKGHAGHEGNERADVLANMGVASVS; from the coding sequence ATGGAAAAAGTAGAGATTTACACCGACGGCGCCTGCAAGGGAAACCCGGGGCTCGGCGGATGGGGAGCCTTGCTGATCGCGGGAAGCCACAAGAAGGAAATGTTCGGCGGCGAGCAGAATACGACCAACAACCGCATGGAGCTCAAGGCGGTCATCGAAGCGCTGTCTGCGCTCAATCGTCCCTGCGACGTGATTGTGCATACCGACAGCCAGTATGTGCAGAAAGGCATCAGCGAATGGATACATGGCTGGAAGGCACGCGGCTGGAAAACCGCTGCCAAGGCGCCCGTCAAGAACGTTGATTTGTGGCAGGCGCTTGACGCCGCGCGCGCAACGCATACGATTGAATGGAGGTGGGTGAAAGGGCATGCGGGGCATGAAGGCAACGAGCGCGCGGACGTGCTGGCAAATATGGGCGTTGCTTCCGTGTCGTAA
- a CDS encoding efflux RND transporter periplasmic adaptor subunit gives MNTRRLLYPVIAAVGITALGAYAYLEQRKPHSATEQSGTSSADRNNNGGAASVAPGAPAAVDVAKVVTVPLVDDLNAVGSIRSNESVVIRPEVAGRITRLNFDDGQQVRKGQVLVAFDSTVNQAEVLQAKAELGIAKANFERNADLAKQNFISDRARDESQANVQVLQAKLALAEAKLSKLEIKAPFSGIVGIRTVSVGDYVKDGADLVNLEDISSVKVDFRVPERYADLVQKGQAIEVTVDALPGKPFKARVDAIDPQVDSTGRSALLRGRIENPEGRLKPGMFARVRLILAERDNALMIPEEAIVPQAGKVTVWKLVDGKAVRTEVKTGLRRAAKVEILEGLSAGDTVITAGQIRLSKDGTAVKIAQANGQTNGVAVEPASQAARPADDLVPAKR, from the coding sequence ATGAATACCCGCAGACTACTTTATCCCGTTATCGCCGCCGTCGGGATCACGGCACTTGGCGCATATGCCTATCTTGAACAGCGCAAGCCGCATTCGGCGACAGAACAAAGCGGGACATCGTCTGCGGACAGGAACAATAATGGGGGGGCCGCAAGCGTGGCGCCAGGCGCTCCGGCGGCAGTCGATGTCGCCAAGGTTGTCACGGTTCCCCTGGTCGATGACCTGAATGCCGTTGGCAGCATCCGCTCCAACGAGTCGGTTGTCATTCGACCGGAAGTGGCGGGGCGGATTACCCGCCTCAATTTCGACGACGGACAGCAGGTCAGGAAAGGCCAGGTACTGGTCGCCTTCGATTCGACCGTCAACCAGGCCGAGGTGTTGCAAGCCAAGGCTGAACTCGGCATTGCCAAAGCCAACTTCGAGCGCAATGCCGACCTTGCCAAGCAAAACTTCATTTCCGACCGCGCCCGCGACGAATCGCAGGCCAATGTCCAGGTACTGCAGGCAAAGCTTGCACTCGCGGAAGCCAAGCTTTCCAAACTGGAAATCAAGGCGCCGTTTTCCGGCATCGTCGGCATACGCACCGTCAGCGTCGGCGATTACGTCAAGGATGGCGCCGACCTCGTCAATCTGGAAGACATTTCCAGCGTCAAGGTGGATTTCCGCGTGCCCGAGCGTTATGCAGATCTCGTGCAAAAAGGGCAGGCTATCGAGGTCACCGTCGATGCCTTGCCCGGCAAACCCTTCAAGGCGCGCGTCGACGCCATCGATCCGCAGGTGGACAGCACCGGCCGTTCTGCACTGTTGCGCGGCCGTATCGAAAATCCTGAAGGCAGGCTCAAGCCCGGCATGTTTGCGCGTGTGCGCCTCATTCTGGCCGAACGCGACAATGCGCTGATGATTCCGGAAGAAGCGATCGTACCGCAGGCCGGCAAGGTAACTGTCTGGAAGCTGGTTGACGGCAAGGCAGTGCGTACCGAGGTCAAGACCGGACTGCGGCGTGCGGCCAAGGTCGAAATCCTTGAAGGCCTGTCGGCCGGCGATACTGTGATAACGGCTGGACAGATTCGCCTGTCAAAAGACGGCACTGCGGTGAAAATTGCGCAAGCCAACGGTCAAACCAATGGCGTTGCCGTCGAGCCGGCCAGTCAGGCGGCACGCCCGGCTGACGATCTGGTGCCGGCCAAGCGCTGA